The DNA segment ACAATTCGATGCCATTAAGGTATAAAAATGTAATGAAGGAACTCCATGTTTTATCAATTCTTTTGATTGATGAATTCCCCATTCTGTTCCAAGCTCTTTCACTTGTTCGTTCGTTTTACATTTGCGAACCTCAGCAGCTAATGCTTCGGGAATATCAACTTTAAAAACCTGAGGTAATAAATTCAACTGACTAAGTGCAGAGATTGGTTTTATTCCCGGAATTAAAGGCACTGTTATCCCAGCTTCACGAATTTTCTTCTCAAACTCGAAAAACTTTTGATTATCGAAAAACATTTGTGTGACTATATAGTCAGCCCCGGCATCAACTTTCTTCTTAAGGTGATAGATGTCAGAATCCAAATTTGGAGCTTCTTCATGCTTTTCAGGATATCCAGCTACGCCAAAAGAAAAAGGAGAATCAAAAGCTTCAGTTTGAGTTCCATCCAAATACTCTCCTTTATTAATTTGATTTACCTGATTAATCAAATCAATCGCATATTTGTGCTCTCCCTCAATTGGAATAAAACCATGACGAGGTGAAGAATCTCCACGAAGTAATAACAAATCAGTTATCCCAAGAAAATTCAAGTCAATCAAAGCATTCTCGGTTTCCTCAGGTGTAAATCCTTGGCAAATAACATGAGGTACAACTGTTAACTTATATTTATTTTTAATTGCAGCAGCAACGGCAACCGTCCCTGGTCGTTTATTAGTCAGTTTCTTTTGAAAAGTTCCATTAGCAGATTCTGAGAAAATCACCTCATCGCAATGTGACGTAATATTTATATACTTAGGATCAAACTCTTTAAGCATATCAATAGTATTGAATACTTTGTAGATACTATTTCCTTTACGAGGAGGCAAAAGCTCAAAAGAAAAATGTGTGGTCTTATTTTCTATGGCCTGGTTGATATGATCAATTACTTTCATTGGTTTTAGTTAGATATAAGCTTCGAGACAGAAATCTCAATCCTTATTATTGATACTATATTATTGCACTAAGCAATTTTTTTGCTTTTTCTTCTGATATTCCTTTACGGGATGCGTAATCCTTCAACTGATCTTCTTTGATTTTATCAATCGCGAAATACATTGCTTCCGGATGAGCCATTACCAATCCACTTACAGTTGCCGTTGGATACATTGCAAAATTCTCTGTTAAAGTTGCTCCAATATTCTCCTCTACTTTTAAAAAATCCCAAAGCACCTGTTTTTCTGAATGTTCGGGTAATGATGGATAACCAAATGCCGGGCGAATTCCCTGATAGTTTTCACGAAGCATGTCCTCTATACTTCCATCCTCATTGGTAGCATAACCCCAATCTTCTTTACGGATTTTTTCGTGCAACAATTCAGTAAATGCTTCTGCCAATCGATCAGCCAAAATCTTTACCATGATACTGTTGTAATCATCATGATTTTCGTTCAATTTTTCTACAATCTCATCTAATCCCAGACCAGATGTAACTACGAAAGCACCTATATAATCAGTTCTGTTAGATTCTTTTGGAGCAATAAAATCGCTCAAGCATAAATTGGTTAAGCCTTTCTTGAATTTCTCTTGCTGACGAACACCACAGAAGCGTGTAATTTCTTTCGATCTA comes from the Labilibaculum sp. DW002 genome and includes:
- the metF gene encoding methylenetetrahydrofolate reductase [NAD(P)H]; translated protein: MKVIDHINQAIENKTTHFSFELLPPRKGNSIYKVFNTIDMLKEFDPKYINITSHCDEVIFSESANGTFQKKLTNKRPGTVAVAAAIKNKYKLTVVPHVICQGFTPEETENALIDLNFLGITDLLLLRGDSSPRHGFIPIEGEHKYAIDLINQVNQINKGEYLDGTQTEAFDSPFSFGVAGYPEKHEEAPNLDSDIYHLKKKVDAGADYIVTQMFFDNQKFFEFEKKIREAGITVPLIPGIKPISALSQLNLLPQVFKVDIPEALAAEVRKCKTNEQVKELGTEWGIHQSKELIKHGVPSLHFYTLMASNCVRDIAKAIY